The following are from one region of the Paenibacillus sp. KS-LC4 genome:
- a CDS encoding YuzB family protein — translation MFKTMIEYCTSNAHHGTVDIMQKFEQEDLYEITEYGCLGNCGECYLKPFALVEGEIVAADTSDELYGKICEAIIRQENDRDALDKLLDDL, via the coding sequence ATGTTTAAGACAATGATTGAATATTGTACAAGCAATGCCCACCATGGAACCGTGGACATTATGCAGAAATTCGAGCAAGAGGATCTCTACGAAATTACAGAATATGGCTGTCTAGGCAACTGCGGCGAATGCTACTTAAAGCCCTTTGCCCTCGTCGAGGGGGAAATTGTCGCCGCCGATACCAGCGATGAATTATATGGAAAAATTTGCGAAGCTATTATTCGTCAAGAGAACGATCGTGACGCACTGGACAAGCTGCTGGACGATCTTTAA
- a CDS encoding membrane-associated protease 1 — MGFKLTIEGAEKIELGLDNIQTVKYDTDTPDDSNARSTDVGATLRVSGKIITATDGDAFDDTLKLANWSLVPAEKADSYRKVTLEVISADQVVRKIHFPNAFVVDYTERFGDTEGVGTFELYIKQKKDKTELTTIDGGYPL; from the coding sequence ATGGGATTTAAGTTGACGATTGAAGGCGCAGAAAAAATCGAGCTGGGCTTGGACAACATCCAAACCGTAAAGTATGACACAGATACACCGGATGATTCCAATGCACGCTCCACGGATGTAGGCGCTACGCTTCGCGTTAGCGGCAAAATCATCACAGCAACAGACGGCGATGCTTTCGACGACACGCTGAAGCTTGCTAACTGGTCGCTCGTGCCTGCTGAAAAAGCAGACAGCTACCGCAAAGTAACGCTTGAAGTGATTTCCGCTGACCAAGTGGTTCGCAAAATCCACTTCCCGAACGCGTTCGTTGTTGACTACACAGAAAGATTTGGCGACACAGAAGGCGTCGGCACATTCGAGCTGTACATTAAGCAAAAGAAAGACAAAACCGAATTGACAACAATCGACGGCGGTTACCCGCTATAA
- a CDS encoding NifU family protein, translating to MSEQAQSTMYDEVLDVLDKLRPFLQRDGGDVELVDVEGGIIKLRLMGACGSCPSSTITLKAGIERALLEEVEGVVEVVQVF from the coding sequence ATGAGTGAACAAGCACAAAGCACAATGTACGATGAAGTATTGGACGTACTGGATAAATTGCGTCCGTTCCTGCAGCGCGACGGAGGAGATGTCGAACTCGTAGACGTTGAGGGCGGTATCATTAAGCTTCGCCTGATGGGAGCATGTGGCAGCTGCCCGAGCTCCACAATTACGCTTAAAGCGGGAATTGAGCGCGCACTGCTTGAAGAGGTTGAGGGCGTAGTCGAAGTCGTTCAAGTATTTTAA
- a CDS encoding vWA domain-containing protein, with amino-acid sequence MTKKPFIHFLLFLCIGILSLGLSVPIPPAAAAETAPPSNQFDAMFVLDTSYSMTETDPGNTSAEVIHMLMDMSEAERTRIGYVAYNHSIVDSQALTDMSVKEKRTRLKSSIESLKRKGYTDIGLGLLKGTNMLAEQRKEDSQAYVVLLSDGATDLGVYSSNRTVQDSGEDVTAAINLAKKNGFPIYTIGLNHDGTVNKDELARIAKETGGKSFMTSSAEDLPEIFNQIYADQVQSILLPVAALTAKGSLQEVPVTIANGSMSEANIILISEKPINETQLFYQSSNIRMYNSSKYTILKITSPLKGTFNLKFRGVSGDLVKIYILANYELNGEAKLSSDKEIVKGQPTPFETQLFHPDSSPLADADFYATVKAVLTITNKDTKKSEEIPMALAEDKLEAGYSFPISGNYSWRIRMEGPDFYRVMPGGALTVNNLPPVAAGDGRIKLSKEDGGSDIALSTLFMDPNNDPLTFRLASSTASNHYDAAITADGILQLEPLKTGTSDLVIEATDTEGGSLVRTIKVEVTSVWTLYLQIIVSVLILVIVAVVLYFMLRPKPPFAGRLEGFFLNTASGNEIPVTYWPLTSFPQHSITLQQLFHSLDINEPLPEAAAITFYAGKKGALFVKHTSRCTLVRGKTALRNDRKEPLQYGDKLYITFEDGITEIELRYKPIKANTNIFTRPD; translated from the coding sequence ATGACTAAAAAACCATTTATACACTTTTTATTATTTTTATGCATAGGTATTTTGTCGCTCGGTCTCTCTGTTCCCATCCCACCTGCTGCCGCCGCGGAGACCGCTCCGCCCTCCAATCAATTTGATGCCATGTTCGTTCTGGATACGAGCTACTCCATGACCGAAACCGATCCTGGCAATACATCCGCCGAGGTTATCCATATGCTGATGGATATGAGCGAGGCAGAGCGTACGCGCATCGGATACGTCGCTTATAATCATTCGATTGTGGATAGCCAGGCACTGACGGATATGTCGGTCAAGGAGAAGCGCACCCGCTTGAAAAGCTCAATCGAGTCGCTGAAGCGCAAAGGCTACACGGACATTGGACTTGGTCTGCTCAAAGGGACAAATATGCTCGCGGAGCAGCGTAAGGAGGATAGCCAGGCCTACGTTGTGCTTTTGTCCGACGGGGCTACGGATCTCGGTGTTTACTCCAGCAACCGTACAGTGCAGGATTCAGGGGAAGATGTGACAGCAGCTATCAATTTGGCGAAAAAGAATGGTTTCCCGATTTATACGATTGGGCTTAATCATGACGGGACCGTTAATAAAGACGAGCTAGCCCGCATCGCTAAGGAAACGGGCGGCAAATCGTTTATGACGAGCAGCGCCGAGGATTTGCCGGAAATTTTCAACCAGATTTATGCCGATCAGGTGCAGTCGATATTGCTTCCGGTTGCCGCTTTGACAGCAAAGGGCAGCTTGCAGGAGGTTCCAGTTACGATTGCGAACGGGAGCATGAGCGAGGCAAATATTATTCTTATTTCGGAGAAACCGATTAATGAGACACAGCTCTTTTATCAATCGAGCAATATTCGGATGTATAATTCGAGCAAATATACGATTTTAAAAATTACGTCGCCGCTTAAGGGCACCTTTAATTTGAAATTCCGCGGCGTGTCAGGTGACCTGGTTAAAATTTATATTTTGGCAAACTACGAGCTGAATGGGGAAGCAAAGCTATCTTCGGATAAGGAGATTGTAAAGGGCCAGCCTACACCGTTCGAAACACAGCTGTTCCATCCTGACAGCTCGCCGCTGGCAGATGCTGATTTTTATGCGACGGTGAAAGCAGTGCTTACGATTACCAATAAGGATACGAAAAAATCAGAGGAAATTCCGATGGCTTTGGCAGAGGATAAGCTGGAGGCGGGCTATAGCTTCCCGATCTCGGGCAATTACAGCTGGCGCATCCGAATGGAAGGACCAGATTTCTACCGCGTGATGCCGGGCGGAGCACTGACCGTTAATAATTTGCCTCCAGTAGCGGCAGGTGATGGCCGCATTAAGCTCAGCAAGGAGGATGGCGGCTCTGATATTGCGCTAAGCACGCTGTTCATGGACCCGAATAATGATCCATTGACCTTCAGGCTAGCGTCCTCGACTGCTTCTAACCATTACGATGCAGCGATTACAGCAGATGGTATTTTGCAGCTGGAACCGCTCAAGACGGGGACGTCCGACTTAGTCATTGAAGCAACCGACACAGAGGGCGGCTCCTTGGTTCGAACGATTAAAGTGGAGGTAACGTCCGTCTGGACGCTGTACCTTCAAATTATAGTTAGCGTACTAATTCTGGTGATTGTCGCAGTGGTGCTTTATTTCATGTTGCGTCCGAAGCCGCCGTTTGCTGGCAGGCTTGAGGGCTTCTTCCTCAATACAGCGAGCGGCAATGAAATTCCGGTAACGTATTGGCCGTTGACCTCGTTCCCGCAGCATTCCATTACGCTGCAACAGCTGTTCCATTCTCTTGATATTAATGAGCCGCTGCCCGAAGCAGCTGCGATTACCTTCTATGCAGGAAAAAAAGGGGCGTTATTCGTGAAGCACACTTCGCGCTGTACACTTGTTCGCGGCAAAACCGCGCTGCGCAACGATCGCAAAGAGCCGCTGCAATATGGCGACAAGCTGTATATTACGTTCGAGGATGGTATTACGGAGATCGAGCTGCGCTATAAGCCAATTAAGGCGAATACGAATATTTTTACACGGCCGGATTGA
- a CDS encoding FAD-dependent oxidoreductase, with protein sequence MRKLVILGGGYGGLAIVEELIEKHIPLDVSIVLIDRMPFQGLKTEYYALAAGTVSDLELRVKFPTDSRVSTVYGEVDNLDLDNKLVYLEHQDPISYDWLVIGLGCTDKYHGIEGAEAFSTSIQTFSAARKTYQQLNDVKPYGQVSIVGGGLSGVEVAAELRESRPDLNIRIIDRGAGVMSAFPGKLQLFVAEWFKGHEVEMLGNVSLCKLEQGVLHDQNSSKALLSDVTVWTAGIQPVPIVQRLDLPKDNQGRLIINEHHQLPSHSGVFIVGDCASLPFSPSGQAAGAQGKQIAEVMQAIWHDKTPRLGKIKLKGVLGSLGKKSGFGIMGGTPLLGRVPRLVKSGILWRSKRHFG encoded by the coding sequence ATGAGAAAATTAGTAATTTTAGGTGGCGGCTATGGCGGCCTTGCTATTGTTGAAGAACTGATTGAGAAGCATATTCCGCTTGATGTATCCATCGTTCTAATTGACCGCATGCCGTTCCAGGGCCTGAAGACAGAATATTATGCTCTCGCTGCCGGAACAGTGTCCGATCTGGAGCTGCGCGTCAAGTTCCCGACGGACTCGCGCGTGAGCACGGTTTATGGCGAGGTTGACAATCTTGACCTCGATAATAAGCTGGTCTATTTGGAGCACCAAGACCCGATCTCCTACGATTGGCTCGTTATCGGTCTTGGCTGTACGGATAAGTATCATGGCATTGAAGGGGCAGAAGCGTTCTCTACGAGCATTCAAACGTTTTCTGCCGCACGAAAAACGTATCAACAGCTTAATGACGTCAAGCCTTATGGACAGGTGTCGATCGTTGGCGGCGGACTGAGCGGCGTTGAAGTAGCTGCTGAGCTGCGTGAAAGCCGTCCGGATTTGAATATTCGCATTATTGACCGTGGTGCAGGCGTCATGTCAGCTTTTCCAGGCAAGCTGCAATTGTTCGTGGCGGAATGGTTTAAAGGCCATGAGGTTGAAATGCTCGGCAATGTTTCCCTATGCAAGCTTGAACAGGGCGTCCTGCACGATCAAAACTCCAGCAAAGCGCTGCTAAGCGATGTAACGGTATGGACGGCAGGCATTCAGCCAGTGCCAATTGTACAGCGTCTGGACTTGCCGAAGGATAACCAAGGAAGGCTGATTATTAATGAGCACCATCAGCTCCCTTCCCACAGCGGCGTATTCATCGTCGGAGATTGTGCTTCACTGCCCTTCTCCCCAAGCGGACAGGCGGCTGGCGCACAAGGCAAACAAATTGCTGAAGTCATGCAGGCCATTTGGCATGACAAAACGCCCCGGCTTGGCAAAATCAAGCTCAAGGGCGTTCTCGGTTCGCTCGGGAAAAAGAGCGGCTTTGGCATTATGGGCGGCACACCGCTTTTGGGCCGTGTACCACGCCTCGTAAAAAGCGGCATTTTATGGCGATCCAAGCGCCACTTCGGTTAA
- a CDS encoding SDR family oxidoreductase, translating into MNGKTALVTGSAKGLGKRTALELAKQGSHIVINYFKSEQEAEQTKKEIEQLGVSATIVQADLSTKDGATRLADEAASWRGGIDILVNNAGPFVRERRLFADYEFAEISDMLTSNLLSVMLLDHKLLSGMRSRGWGRIIHFGFGHAGEARSWPHRAVYAAAKTGLVSFTKSLAVEEAANGITVNMIGPGDIRGANKERTIAEVEGQEDTESPLGRPGTGEDVARVITFLCERRSDFLTGNIINVTGGFDPIRPNIKGL; encoded by the coding sequence TTGAATGGAAAAACGGCGCTTGTAACAGGGAGCGCCAAAGGCCTTGGCAAAAGAACTGCACTCGAGCTTGCGAAGCAGGGCAGTCATATCGTCATTAATTATTTCAAGAGCGAGCAGGAAGCCGAGCAAACGAAAAAAGAAATCGAACAGCTCGGCGTAAGCGCTACCATTGTACAGGCCGATCTTTCAACGAAGGATGGTGCGACGAGGCTTGCTGATGAAGCGGCAAGCTGGAGGGGCGGCATCGACATTTTGGTCAACAATGCGGGACCGTTTGTTAGGGAGCGACGGCTGTTTGCCGACTATGAGTTTGCCGAAATATCGGACATGCTTACCAGCAACCTGCTCAGCGTCATGCTGCTGGACCACAAGCTGCTATCAGGCATGCGTAGCCGTGGCTGGGGCAGAATTATTCATTTTGGGTTTGGTCACGCCGGAGAAGCGCGGTCTTGGCCCCATCGCGCTGTATATGCGGCTGCCAAAACCGGTCTCGTTTCCTTTACGAAATCGCTTGCCGTTGAAGAAGCTGCTAATGGCATTACCGTCAATATGATTGGTCCTGGCGACATTCGCGGAGCGAATAAGGAGCGGACGATTGCCGAGGTGGAGGGCCAGGAGGATACAGAATCACCGCTTGGCCGGCCCGGAACAGGTGAAGATGTAGCACGGGTAATCACCTTTTTATGTGAACGGCGCTCGGATTTTTTAACGGGGAATATTATTAATGTCACGGGCGGTTTCGATCCGATTCGTCCTAATATTAAAGGTTTGTGA
- a CDS encoding Cthe_2314 family HEPN domain-containing protein — translation MLRFLFDEPERAIEGRHGETVRLMEQFISQLHSKVAAGKDVDHKLRTYEIWTRGLISSLNELEQSHYATLRFKQKIKSSSVSQMQSDEYLMYQRYVYFDKNAFIRVFALLDKIGILLNDLLAMKTERIKPHFSYFTVLRNMRERGVHRPLTGGLDEVKGLTQEPMARLRKRRNAEIHYMNSEMLDDLVQSHKGYGLEVKLENIMAQSQDLAAGVAMVTDTLYLTFQYACGYIRKR, via the coding sequence GGCAATAGAGGGACGACACGGTGAAACGGTGCGTTTAATGGAGCAGTTTATATCGCAGCTTCATAGCAAGGTGGCAGCGGGCAAGGATGTGGATCATAAGCTTCGCACGTATGAGATTTGGACACGCGGTTTAATTTCTTCCTTGAATGAGCTGGAGCAGAGCCATTATGCAACGCTTCGCTTTAAGCAGAAAATTAAATCCAGCTCGGTTAGCCAAATGCAATCCGATGAGTATCTTATGTATCAGCGCTATGTTTATTTTGACAAAAATGCATTCATTCGCGTTTTCGCCTTGCTTGATAAAATAGGCATTTTGCTAAACGATTTGCTCGCAATGAAGACAGAGCGGATTAAACCGCATTTTTCCTATTTCACGGTGCTGCGGAATATGCGAGAGCGTGGTGTGCATCGACCGCTGACCGGCGGTCTTGATGAGGTCAAAGGCTTAACGCAGGAGCCGATGGCCCGGCTGCGCAAACGGCGCAATGCAGAAATCCATTATATGAATTCCGAAATGCTTGATGATCTTGTGCAAAGCCATAAAGGCTATGGACTCGAAGTAAAGCTAGAAAACATCATGGCGCAGTCACAAGACCTGGCGGCTGGAGTAGCAATGGTGACCGACACTTTATATCTTACGTTCCAGTACGCTTGCGGTTATATACGAAAAAGATAA
- a CDS encoding serine/threonine-protein kinase has protein sequence MEQQKTTEALARNTRIGDVYQVKQVIHQSELSIVYKARQTATGELKLIKEFFPQQLARRKADHLTVGYGPAFAEKFRELLCVFAQEAILLKKLDHPQIVAYTDYIEAHGTAYLVTEFCRGLTLEQYLQQEDVSLSQSELLRIAGGIVGALKYVHDQGIIHRDVKPGNIMIDEGSGVKLIDFGSAIPYGNAGKQLIFTSSGYSPLEFYSETSRQEPVSDIYSLAATLYYIFAGKAPLDVRQRLFEDNLAAVRSYNHRRISVPFEKLIHWGLAMSPEKRCRSLGWFAVALRWEGLITAGRKRVRQL, from the coding sequence ATGGAGCAGCAAAAAACAACGGAGGCATTAGCTCGCAATACGCGAATTGGCGACGTATATCAGGTGAAGCAGGTCATTCATCAAAGCGAGCTTTCGATTGTGTATAAAGCGCGGCAGACGGCCACAGGAGAGCTGAAGCTAATCAAGGAGTTTTTTCCGCAACAGCTGGCGAGGAGAAAAGCGGATCATTTAACGGTAGGCTATGGTCCGGCCTTTGCTGAGAAATTTCGCGAGCTGCTTTGCGTCTTTGCTCAGGAAGCTATTCTATTAAAAAAGCTCGATCATCCGCAAATTGTAGCCTACACGGACTATATAGAAGCTCATGGAACAGCGTATTTAGTTACGGAGTTTTGCCGTGGGCTAACCTTGGAGCAATATTTACAGCAGGAGGATGTCTCCTTATCACAGTCAGAGCTGCTGAGGATTGCTGGAGGAATAGTGGGCGCGCTGAAATATGTGCATGATCAGGGCATCATACACCGCGATGTGAAGCCGGGCAACATTATGATTGACGAAGGCAGCGGGGTGAAGCTGATTGATTTTGGCTCAGCGATTCCTTATGGGAATGCTGGGAAGCAGCTTATTTTTACTTCAAGCGGCTATTCGCCGTTGGAGTTTTATTCGGAAACGTCGCGGCAGGAGCCCGTATCTGATATTTATAGTCTAGCGGCTACACTCTATTATATTTTTGCGGGGAAAGCGCCGCTTGATGTACGGCAGCGTTTGTTTGAAGATAATCTGGCCGCGGTAAGATCGTATAACCATCGCCGCATTAGCGTTCCATTCGAGAAGCTTATCCATTGGGGACTTGCGATGTCACCGGAAAAAAGATGCCGCTCTCTCGGCTGGTTCGCTGTGGCTCTTCGCTGGGAAGGCTTAATAACCGCTGGCAGAAAGCGTGTGAGGCAGCTGTAG
- the mqnE gene encoding aminofutalosine synthase MqnE, producing the protein MFIAVPTEQKRMQEIIEKVRNGQRLTLEDGVFLYESDDLLTIGQLANEANLRKNGNKVYFIENMSLYFTNVCEAHCAFCNFRKDEGEPGSYTLTGEQMIEYVEQHIHPGVREFHIVGGHNQHVPFQYYVDSLKALHEKYPDVTLKAYTAAEIDFFSRISGLTYKEVLQELMNAGLKSLTGGGAEILSDQYRKKMRVTKADVSQYLDVHRTAHNLGLKTHTTMLYGSIESKEDRVRHMMQIRELQDETNGFLVFIPLSMQPINPKAGIRRRNSAFEDLKTIAISRLMLDNFQHIKAYFINIGTQLTQVALTMGASDAHGTIVKERISHAAGALTPEGITREDLIWLIKGAGRVPVERDTFYNEVKIYE; encoded by the coding sequence ATGTTTATCGCGGTACCTACAGAACAGAAGCGTATGCAGGAAATTATTGAGAAGGTTCGAAACGGGCAAAGACTGACACTCGAGGATGGCGTATTTCTGTATGAGTCAGATGATTTGCTGACGATTGGCCAGCTCGCGAACGAAGCAAACCTACGCAAAAATGGCAATAAGGTTTATTTTATTGAAAATATGAGCCTTTATTTCACGAATGTATGCGAAGCGCACTGCGCATTTTGCAACTTCCGTAAGGATGAAGGCGAGCCTGGCTCCTATACGCTAACCGGAGAGCAAATGATCGAATACGTCGAACAGCATATTCATCCGGGCGTACGCGAATTCCATATTGTTGGCGGCCACAACCAGCATGTGCCTTTCCAATATTATGTCGATTCCCTGAAAGCCTTGCATGAGAAATATCCCGATGTCACGCTGAAGGCTTATACGGCAGCTGAAATTGATTTTTTCTCACGGATTAGTGGTTTGACGTACAAAGAAGTGCTGCAAGAACTGATGAATGCAGGACTGAAATCACTGACCGGCGGCGGCGCCGAAATTTTGTCGGATCAATATCGCAAAAAAATGCGCGTAACGAAAGCCGATGTGTCACAGTATCTTGATGTTCACCGCACGGCGCATAACCTTGGCCTAAAAACTCATACAACGATGCTGTACGGCTCCATTGAGAGCAAAGAGGATCGCGTAAGACATATGATGCAAATTCGTGAGCTGCAAGATGAAACAAACGGCTTCTTGGTCTTCATTCCTTTGTCGATGCAGCCGATAAATCCTAAAGCAGGCATTAGACGCCGCAACTCCGCTTTCGAGGATTTAAAGACGATCGCGATTAGCCGCCTCATGCTCGATAACTTCCAGCATATTAAAGCTTATTTCATTAATATTGGCACACAGCTGACGCAAGTCGCCCTGACAATGGGAGCCTCTGATGCTCATGGCACCATCGTGAAGGAGCGTATTAGTCACGCCGCAGGCGCACTTACGCCAGAAGGCATTACTCGTGAGGATTTAATTTGGCTTATTAAAGGTGCAGGACGCGTTCCAGTTGAACGTGACACCTTCTACAACGAAGTTAAGATTTATGAGTAA
- a CDS encoding transcriptional regulator, with product MDIINQTNRTILFEEINPEKLDLITLVGDVKGIDSLSDDKVKELNTNLLVRSFDEFLDKFSPSVYSFFNAANQKVVYSLKKPEGLAEDQISEIKIDQHNDFLKMLFTLIDAKRSQGISNVDFKFEHLLDMISPKKVMDDIRQVRKEIHYLYSQYEKLDDGDPKQLDMGDKLNVLFEEASKNYNNVMAMLPLAIEDIKTRLLLGGSQEENASEAVQIGLLTIGESGELKIIEAPKSDSQELMLLDENSGSALSEVFADDYGSVTDSPSAYVKDLVVRTFSPLPAVQADVDTATEVRNYNTYLEFYKTAKDDFVKTVKPLVEKILGVKMFFDQYTSKNKGMAPSLLITNNKLDMTVKSSSITRLETYLNTVNAKNDFTDTIWFGIVPSVELETAGKVKVSRERFKGNEQVVKQDGNSMESLSSLLNVLGEYKIQVFFSFETGEETTFSNIATAGIDKYLDKCSVLTRKSYSEFAIPTVPNFTIIPKDKSGVVIDSRMLQTEYGVQLSQEKEDILRLWIEGVYVGAAYVAAGLVAAYQCPEYLRDQYKTVSREYPGVRFDIEAGDNALRVPTTMAKEISGFTNNIKDAINRKNFGFIFSSENAQLQAKDIRRITVYKARSLAASEDGFDSIYKTLVSTYVERILRFQTGDFKHENIVKFFSNNPSSQKSKWLGSRGYTNSIIHDGDDMSFIIDEKSNLCHIDLVFNGNVKNLEVMITKGTTPVKA from the coding sequence ATGGACATTATTAATCAGACGAACCGAACTATTCTTTTTGAGGAAATTAATCCCGAAAAACTGGACTTGATAACGCTAGTAGGCGACGTGAAGGGCATTGATAGCCTAAGCGACGACAAGGTAAAGGAACTGAATACGAACCTGCTTGTTCGCAGCTTTGATGAGTTTCTCGACAAGTTTTCGCCAAGCGTGTATTCCTTTTTCAATGCAGCGAACCAGAAGGTTGTTTATTCCTTGAAAAAGCCTGAAGGGCTTGCCGAGGATCAAATTTCAGAAATTAAGATCGACCAGCACAACGATTTTCTGAAAATGCTGTTCACGCTCATTGATGCGAAGCGCAGTCAGGGCATTTCCAACGTTGATTTTAAATTCGAGCATTTGCTCGACATGATTTCTCCGAAGAAGGTCATGGACGATATTCGCCAGGTGCGTAAGGAAATCCACTACCTGTACAGCCAGTATGAGAAGCTGGACGATGGCGATCCGAAGCAGCTGGATATGGGCGACAAGCTCAATGTGCTCTTCGAGGAAGCCAGCAAAAACTATAACAATGTAATGGCGATGCTTCCGCTCGCAATCGAGGATATTAAGACGCGGCTGCTCCTTGGCGGCTCACAGGAGGAGAACGCAAGCGAAGCGGTGCAAATTGGCTTGCTGACGATTGGTGAAAGCGGCGAGCTGAAGATCATCGAAGCACCAAAAAGCGATAGCCAAGAGCTGATGCTGCTTGATGAAAACAGCGGCAGCGCGTTGTCCGAAGTGTTCGCGGATGATTACGGCTCGGTGACGGATTCGCCGTCGGCCTATGTAAAGGATCTGGTTGTGCGTACATTCTCGCCGCTGCCAGCTGTTCAAGCAGATGTGGATACAGCGACAGAAGTGAGAAACTACAACACCTATCTGGAGTTTTACAAAACGGCGAAGGATGATTTTGTCAAAACGGTTAAGCCGCTTGTGGAGAAAATTTTGGGCGTAAAGATGTTTTTCGACCAATACACAAGCAAAAACAAAGGTATGGCGCCGTCCCTGCTTATAACGAACAATAAGCTCGACATGACGGTTAAAAGCAGCAGCATCACTAGGCTTGAGACGTACCTGAACACCGTAAATGCGAAAAATGATTTTACCGATACGATTTGGTTCGGCATCGTGCCATCCGTCGAGCTTGAAACAGCCGGAAAAGTAAAAGTATCGCGCGAGCGCTTCAAAGGCAATGAGCAGGTCGTAAAGCAGGATGGCAACAGCATGGAGTCGCTTTCTTCCTTGCTGAACGTGCTGGGCGAATATAAGATTCAAGTCTTTTTCAGCTTTGAGACTGGAGAAGAAACCACCTTCAGCAACATTGCCACTGCGGGCATCGACAAGTATTTGGACAAATGTAGCGTGCTGACCCGCAAATCCTACAGCGAATTCGCTATTCCTACCGTGCCGAACTTCACCATTATTCCGAAGGACAAGTCAGGCGTTGTCATTGACAGCCGCATGCTGCAAACCGAATATGGCGTTCAGCTTTCGCAGGAGAAGGAAGACATTTTGCGTCTGTGGATTGAGGGTGTTTATGTAGGCGCAGCTTATGTTGCTGCTGGCCTTGTAGCCGCTTATCAATGTCCGGAATATTTGCGTGACCAGTACAAGACGGTCAGCCGTGAATATCCAGGGGTACGCTTCGACATTGAAGCAGGAGACAATGCGCTTCGCGTTCCGACGACGATGGCGAAGGAGATTTCCGGCTTCACCAACAATATCAAGGATGCGATTAATCGCAAAAACTTCGGCTTTATTTTCTCCTCGGAAAATGCGCAGCTGCAAGCGAAGGACATTAGACGCATTACGGTGTACAAAGCGAGAAGCCTTGCCGCTTCGGAGGATGGATTCGACTCCATCTATAAGACGCTGGTCAGTACGTATGTTGAGCGTATTCTCCGTTTCCAGACAGGCGACTTCAAGCATGAAAATATCGTGAAGTTCTTCAGCAACAACCCGAGCAGCCAAAAAAGTAAATGGCTTGGCTCGCGCGGCTATACGAACTCGATTATTCACGATGGCGATGATATGAGCTTCATCATTGATGAGAAGAGCAATCTTTGCCACATTGATCTCGTGTTCAATGGCAATGTGAAGAACCTTGAAGTAATGATTACAAAAGGCACGACGCCGGTTAAGGCGTAA
- a CDS encoding iron-sulfur cluster assembly accessory protein, whose protein sequence is MITISESATDKIKEMLESEGTPDMFLRIGVKEGGCSGFSYSMGFDDEQSVDDKEMDMTGLKVVVDQSSLRYLNGLEIDWKESAMGGGFTIENPNASATCGCGSSFRTATDAGKPAEAGEC, encoded by the coding sequence ATGATCACAATCAGTGAATCGGCAACTGATAAAATAAAAGAAATGCTGGAATCGGAGGGAACTCCGGATATGTTCCTGCGCATCGGCGTGAAGGAAGGCGGCTGCAGCGGCTTCTCCTACAGCATGGGATTTGATGATGAGCAGTCCGTGGACGATAAGGAAATGGATATGACGGGACTGAAAGTCGTCGTTGATCAAAGCAGCCTGCGCTATCTGAACGGGCTGGAGATCGACTGGAAGGAATCCGCTATGGGCGGAGGTTTTACAATCGAGAATCCGAATGCGAGCGCTACATGCGGCTGTGGAAGCAGCTTCCGCACGGCGACGGACGCGGGCAAGCCTGCTGAAGCTGGCGAGTGCTAA
- a CDS encoding DnaJ domain-containing protein yields MNNYYDVLGVPKEADAAAIKQAYRKQAKRYHPDTNGGSADAERKFKEIQSAYEILGDPDKRSSYDASLSGRGHAGGAKGNASGMGANAGRKAAGGAAGMAGGGGDGTPLSKQFEQFFGFKPQGKEGMTQKSDGKPSNPLDTTDLFNRFFGKK; encoded by the coding sequence GTGAACAACTATTATGACGTTTTGGGCGTCCCGAAAGAGGCGGACGCAGCAGCAATTAAGCAAGCTTATCGCAAGCAGGCCAAACGCTATCATCCGGATACGAATGGCGGAAGTGCAGATGCCGAGCGCAAGTTTAAGGAAATTCAGTCAGCCTACGAAATACTAGGTGATCCAGATAAACGGAGCAGCTACGATGCGTCGCTTTCTGGCAGAGGGCATGCAGGCGGAGCTAAAGGCAACGCTTCGGGTATGGGCGCGAATGCTGGCAGGAAAGCGGCTGGCGGGGCGGCAGGAATGGCGGGCGGGGGCGGCGATGGAACACCGCTGTCAAAGCAGTTCGAGCAGTTTTTCGGCTTTAAGCCGCAGGGCAAGGAAGGCATGACGCAGAAGTCTGACGGCAAACCAAGCAATCCGCTGGATACGACGGATTTATTCAATCGCTTTTTTGGCAAAAAATAA